In Acidaminococcus fermentans DSM 20731, one genomic interval encodes:
- the leuS gene encoding leucine--tRNA ligase, producing MFKEKYEPHEIEARWQQYWEDNKTYQVSNEDPRPKSYVLEMFPYPSGNLHMGHVRNYSIGDVVARFRTMRGFNVLHPIGFDSFGMPAENAAIKHKIPPAKWTMENIANMTRQLKELGLSYDWDRKVVTCQEDYYKWTQWFFELMYKRGLAVKKEASVNWCDTCGTVLANEQVEDGKCWRCHQPVEKKQLSQWFFKITDYAEQLLDDLAKLPGWPDRVKTMQKNWIGRSEGLEFGFDVPSLHKKLMVYTTRPDTIYGVTFVVIPPEHPMVEELLKDNPRKAELEAFCNKVKNTSDIERTSSESEKLGMYTGVDCIHPLTGEKVQIWITNYVLVDYGTGAVMGVPTGDHRDWLFATKYGIKKILTLQPKDKELKLEEMTDAYEDKDGVLVNAGPFTGMEMHKAMKAIIDYMEEKGLGKRRVNYRLRDWLISRQRYWGCPIPVVYCPHCGEVLVPEKDLPVKLPLDVKFDAGASSPLATSEQFVNCTCPKCGGPAKRELDTMDTFLCSSWYYMRYTDPHNDKAPFSEEAVNHWMPVDQYIGGIEHAILHLLYSRFFMKVLHDAGLVKADEPFTNLLTQGMVIKDGAKMSKSLGNVVSPEEIVGKFGADTARLFIMFAAPVERELEWSDQGVEGSFRFLNRVWRIVYHFKDVLAKKATSYDTAHLNEADEELRHILHVSVKKVTEDIDQRFNFNTAISTLMELVNALYAYREKAEPVNDGLVYEAISKLLLMLAPFTPHITEELWHDAMGSETSIHKESWPTYDPEAIKVEQVEVLIQVNGKPKARIMAAPEMSKEDLGNLALEQAEVKAAIGDKKVMKVIAVPGRLVNIVAK from the coding sequence ATGTTCAAGGAAAAGTACGAGCCACACGAGATCGAAGCCCGGTGGCAGCAGTATTGGGAAGACAACAAGACCTACCAGGTCAGCAATGAGGATCCCCGGCCCAAATCCTATGTGCTGGAAATGTTCCCGTATCCCTCCGGGAACCTGCATATGGGCCACGTGCGGAACTATTCCATCGGGGATGTGGTGGCCCGGTTCCGGACCATGCGGGGCTTCAACGTGCTCCATCCCATCGGATTCGACTCTTTCGGCATGCCTGCAGAAAATGCCGCCATCAAACACAAGATCCCCCCTGCCAAGTGGACCATGGAAAACATTGCCAACATGACCCGGCAGCTGAAGGAACTGGGGCTGTCCTACGACTGGGACCGGAAAGTGGTCACCTGCCAGGAAGACTACTACAAATGGACCCAGTGGTTCTTTGAACTGATGTACAAACGGGGCCTGGCCGTCAAGAAGGAAGCCTCCGTCAACTGGTGCGACACCTGCGGCACCGTGCTGGCCAACGAACAGGTGGAAGACGGAAAATGCTGGCGCTGCCACCAGCCTGTGGAAAAGAAACAGCTGAGCCAGTGGTTCTTCAAGATCACCGACTACGCGGAACAGCTGCTGGACGATCTGGCCAAGCTGCCGGGCTGGCCGGACCGGGTCAAGACCATGCAGAAGAACTGGATCGGCCGTAGCGAAGGGCTGGAATTCGGGTTCGACGTGCCCAGCCTCCACAAAAAACTCATGGTGTACACCACCCGTCCGGATACCATTTACGGGGTCACTTTCGTGGTCATTCCGCCGGAACATCCCATGGTGGAAGAGCTGCTGAAGGACAACCCCAGAAAGGCGGAACTGGAAGCCTTCTGCAACAAGGTGAAGAACACTTCCGACATTGAACGGACCAGCAGCGAATCTGAAAAGCTGGGCATGTACACCGGTGTGGACTGTATCCATCCCCTTACCGGCGAAAAGGTCCAGATCTGGATCACCAACTATGTGCTGGTGGATTACGGCACCGGCGCCGTCATGGGTGTGCCTACCGGGGACCATCGTGACTGGCTGTTTGCCACCAAATACGGCATCAAAAAGATCCTTACCCTGCAGCCCAAGGACAAGGAACTGAAGCTGGAAGAAATGACCGATGCCTATGAGGACAAGGACGGGGTGCTGGTGAACGCCGGTCCCTTCACGGGCATGGAAATGCACAAGGCCATGAAGGCCATTATCGACTACATGGAAGAAAAAGGCCTGGGCAAACGGCGGGTCAACTACCGTCTCCGTGACTGGCTGATCAGCCGGCAGCGGTACTGGGGGTGCCCCATCCCGGTGGTGTACTGCCCTCACTGCGGAGAAGTGCTGGTGCCGGAAAAAGACCTGCCGGTGAAGCTGCCTCTGGATGTGAAATTCGACGCCGGTGCCTCTTCTCCTCTGGCTACCAGTGAACAGTTCGTCAATTGCACCTGCCCCAAATGCGGCGGCCCGGCCAAGCGGGAACTGGACACCATGGATACCTTCCTGTGCTCTTCCTGGTACTACATGCGTTACACCGATCCCCACAACGACAAGGCTCCCTTCAGCGAAGAAGCCGTGAACCACTGGATGCCGGTGGATCAGTACATCGGGGGCATCGAACACGCCATCCTGCATCTGCTGTATTCCCGGTTCTTCATGAAGGTTCTCCACGACGCCGGCCTGGTCAAGGCGGACGAACCCTTCACCAACCTGCTGACCCAGGGCATGGTGATCAAGGACGGGGCCAAGATGTCCAAGTCTCTGGGCAACGTGGTGTCTCCGGAAGAAATCGTCGGGAAGTTCGGGGCCGATACCGCCCGTCTCTTCATCATGTTCGCCGCTCCTGTGGAACGGGAACTGGAATGGAGCGACCAGGGAGTGGAAGGGTCCTTCCGGTTCCTGAACCGGGTATGGCGGATCGTGTACCATTTCAAGGATGTACTGGCCAAAAAGGCCACCTCCTATGATACCGCCCACCTGAATGAAGCGGATGAGGAACTGCGGCACATCCTCCATGTGAGCGTAAAGAAAGTCACCGAAGACATCGACCAGCGGTTCAATTTCAACACCGCCATTTCCACCCTGATGGAACTGGTGAACGCCCTGTACGCCTACCGGGAAAAAGCCGAACCGGTGAACGACGGACTGGTGTACGAAGCCATTTCCAAGCTGCTGCTGATGCTGGCGCCCTTCACGCCCCACATCACGGAAGAACTGTGGCATGACGCCATGGGCAGCGAAACCAGCATCCACAAGGAATCCTGGCCCACCTACGACCCGGAAGCCATCAAAGTGGAACAGGTGGAAGTGCTGATCCAGGTCAACGGCAAACCCAAGGCACGGATCATGGCTGCTCCGGAAATGAGCAAAGAAGATCTGGGAAACCTGGCCCTGGAACAGGCAGAAGTCAAAGCCGCCATCGGAGACAAAAAAGTGATGAAAGTCATTGCCGTCCCCGGCCGGCTGGTGAATATCGTGGCAAAATAA
- a CDS encoding aminotransferase class I/II-fold pyridoxal phosphate-dependent enzyme, translating to MNAKRPLLTAVENYRLQHVYPLHTPGHKGGRGADPVLRHLVGDVALESDVSLMAELDDIHHPEGCIRDTETLAARLYGADRCFLGVNGTTGVIHGMLLGALKPGEKILIPRNSHRSVLGALVLGGFHPVYLQPAYDPQWRLTLQVTPEQVEQALEQDPEIRAVFLTTPNYFGLAAATRTIAEIAHRHGALLLVDEAHGPHLGFTDQLPPGAMESGADAAAQSTHKILGAMTQCSLLQVRYDRISPEAMEGAMSLVTTTSPNYLLMGALDAAQAQLTEQGKAMGEASVQAAQILRRALHRIPGLPVLEQELVGKGGVAALDPGKITLQVSALGVTGPEAADALRQAGIAVELVDEDHVLLLVTYADLGPELEQVAGTLVRVLEAIRKPEWELKPVPPVADLPEMVRLPRDAFFARHEPVEFEQAAGRISGETISFYPPGIPLLMPGERITEKLIRYCREMQKKKLLVSGPRDSALRQIEVLL from the coding sequence ATGAACGCAAAACGACCTTTACTGACGGCGGTGGAAAACTACCGTCTTCAACATGTATATCCTCTCCATACCCCCGGACACAAAGGGGGACGGGGAGCGGATCCGGTTCTGCGCCATCTGGTGGGGGATGTGGCCCTGGAGAGCGACGTGTCCCTGATGGCGGAGCTGGACGACATCCATCATCCGGAGGGATGCATCCGGGATACGGAAACCCTGGCGGCCCGTCTGTACGGCGCTGACCGGTGCTTCCTGGGGGTCAATGGCACCACCGGGGTCATCCACGGGATGCTGCTGGGGGCCCTGAAGCCCGGAGAAAAGATCCTGATTCCCCGGAACAGCCACCGGAGTGTACTGGGAGCCCTGGTGCTGGGCGGATTCCATCCGGTATATCTCCAGCCGGCCTATGATCCCCAGTGGAGACTGACCCTCCAGGTGACGCCGGAACAGGTGGAGCAGGCCCTGGAGCAGGATCCGGAAATCCGGGCGGTGTTCCTGACCACCCCCAACTATTTCGGCCTGGCGGCGGCGACCCGGACCATCGCGGAGATTGCCCACCGTCACGGGGCCCTGCTGCTGGTGGACGAGGCCCATGGACCTCATCTGGGGTTCACGGACCAGCTGCCTCCGGGGGCCATGGAATCAGGAGCGGATGCGGCGGCTCAGAGCACCCATAAAATCCTGGGGGCCATGACCCAGTGCAGCCTGCTCCAGGTGCGGTATGACCGGATTTCACCGGAAGCCATGGAAGGTGCCATGAGCCTGGTGACCACCACCAGTCCCAACTATCTGCTGATGGGCGCCCTGGACGCAGCCCAGGCCCAGCTGACGGAACAGGGAAAAGCCATGGGAGAGGCTTCGGTACAGGCGGCTCAGATCCTGCGCCGGGCTCTCCACAGGATTCCCGGCCTGCCGGTGCTGGAACAGGAACTGGTGGGCAAGGGAGGCGTGGCGGCACTGGATCCGGGGAAAATCACCCTGCAGGTCAGTGCCCTGGGCGTGACCGGGCCGGAAGCGGCGGATGCCCTGCGCCAGGCGGGAATCGCCGTGGAACTGGTGGACGAGGACCATGTACTGCTGCTGGTGACCTATGCGGACCTGGGACCGGAACTGGAACAGGTGGCCGGGACCCTGGTCCGGGTGCTGGAAGCCATCCGGAAACCGGAATGGGAACTGAAACCGGTGCCGCCGGTGGCGGACCTTCCGGAAATGGTGCGGCTGCCCCGGGATGCTTTTTTTGCCCGGCATGAGCCGGTGGAATTTGAACAGGCGGCGGGAAGGATTTCCGGAGAGACCATCAGCTTCTATCCTCCCGGGATCCCTCTCCTGATGCCAGGGGAACGGATCACGGAAAAACTGATCCGGTACTGCCGGGAAATGCAGAAAAAGAAACTGCTGGTCAGCGGTCCCAGGGACAGTGCGCTCCGGCAGATCGAGGTATTGCTATGA
- the tmk gene encoding dTMP kinase, translating into MKQKGLFITLEGPDGGGKTTQAQQLARWFRLYGRETVITREPGGTATAESIRELVLDPALDLSPETETLLQLAARADHVDQVIRPALEAGKVVICDRFTDSTMVYQGILRDMDLAQLRKLNDFATRGLRPDVTLLLDGDPRELVKRRENRGTVDKFELQGLAYQDRIRAGYLRLAQEEPERILVVDALREPEVVTEEIICSLERFV; encoded by the coding sequence ATGAAACAAAAAGGACTTTTCATTACCCTGGAAGGGCCCGACGGAGGGGGCAAGACCACCCAGGCCCAACAGCTGGCCCGCTGGTTCCGGCTGTACGGCCGGGAAACGGTGATCACCCGGGAACCGGGGGGGACGGCTACGGCAGAAAGCATCCGGGAACTGGTGCTGGATCCGGCACTGGACCTTTCTCCGGAAACGGAGACCCTGCTCCAGCTGGCGGCCCGGGCGGACCATGTGGACCAGGTGATCCGGCCGGCCCTGGAAGCAGGCAAAGTGGTGATCTGTGACCGGTTCACCGATTCCACCATGGTGTACCAGGGCATACTCCGGGATATGGATCTGGCCCAGCTGCGGAAGCTGAATGACTTTGCCACCCGGGGCCTGCGCCCGGATGTGACACTGCTGCTGGACGGAGATCCCCGGGAACTGGTGAAGCGCCGGGAAAACCGGGGAACCGTGGATAAATTCGAACTCCAGGGGCTGGCCTACCAGGACCGGATCCGGGCGGGCTACCTCCGTCTGGCCCAGGAAGAACCGGAACGGATCCTGGTGGTGGATGCCCTCCGGGAACCGGAAGTGGTTACGGAGGAGATCATCTGCAGCCTGGAAAGATTTGTGTGA
- a CDS encoding ATP-binding protein — MWESIIGHETNKIFLKNMLTGERQTPSLLFCGPEGIGKKKMARAFARSFLCLEDPLVPCHCRSCQAMDNGSHQDFIQVEPGGKSRTIGVDAIHQLAASAALGPVLSPFKVCLIDEAHTMREEAQNSLLKLLEEPPDYWLFILVADDREKLLPTIRSRVMELRFDPLSMEDTERVLETIRLQENDRPESLKDAELSQAEARWREQLPILARLAGGSAGKALEWFRLDALTLREEILDLVEQAGREDILVYADGLPWMLKNDRQESLVLMELLLLLFRDGLILETGLSQPLYNEDLRQRLAMCFAGWTEGMLRKGLELEEKCRRAIASFVTRRMAVEALALEIHQML, encoded by the coding sequence ATGTGGGAATCCATCATCGGACATGAAACCAACAAAATCTTTCTGAAAAACATGCTTACAGGGGAGCGACAGACGCCTTCCCTGCTGTTCTGCGGGCCGGAAGGCATCGGCAAGAAAAAAATGGCCAGAGCCTTTGCCCGGAGTTTCCTGTGTCTGGAAGACCCTCTGGTTCCCTGTCACTGCCGGAGCTGCCAGGCCATGGATAACGGCAGCCATCAGGATTTCATCCAGGTGGAGCCCGGAGGCAAAAGCCGGACCATCGGGGTGGATGCCATCCATCAGCTGGCGGCCAGTGCCGCCTTGGGGCCGGTGCTGTCTCCCTTCAAAGTGTGTCTCATCGATGAGGCCCATACCATGCGGGAAGAGGCCCAGAACAGTCTGCTGAAGCTGCTGGAGGAGCCGCCGGATTACTGGCTGTTCATCCTGGTGGCGGATGACCGGGAAAAGCTGCTGCCCACCATCCGGTCCCGGGTGATGGAACTGCGGTTCGATCCGCTGTCCATGGAGGATACGGAACGGGTGCTGGAAACCATCCGGCTGCAGGAAAACGACCGGCCGGAAAGCCTGAAAGATGCGGAACTCTCCCAGGCGGAGGCCCGGTGGCGTGAGCAGCTGCCCATTCTGGCCCGGCTGGCCGGCGGATCGGCAGGCAAGGCCCTGGAGTGGTTCCGGCTGGATGCCCTGACCCTCCGGGAAGAAATCCTGGACCTTGTGGAACAGGCCGGCCGGGAGGATATCCTGGTCTATGCGGACGGGCTGCCCTGGATGCTGAAAAACGACCGGCAGGAGAGTCTGGTACTGATGGAACTGCTGCTGCTCCTGTTCCGGGACGGCCTGATCCTGGAAACCGGACTGTCCCAGCCTTTATACAATGAGGATCTGCGCCAGCGGCTGGCCATGTGCTTTGCCGGCTGGACGGAAGGGATGCTCCGGAAGGGCCTGGAGCTGGAAGAAAAATGCCGCCGGGCCATCGCTTCGTTCGTAACCCGCCGGATGGCGGTGGAGGCGCTGGCCCTGGAAATCCATCAAATGCTGTAA
- a CDS encoding PSP1 domain-containing protein: protein MVTIVGIRFKRAGKIYYFSPGKYDLEKGDHAIVETARGIEYGEVVIPRQEVEESQIVSPLKTVIRKANEADARKVEENHRKEKEAFVICEKKIAARKLDMHLVNVEYTFDVGKIIFYFTADGRIDFRELVKDLAAVFRTRIELRQIGVRDEAKMLGGIGCCGRPLCCSTFLGDFEPVSIKMAKEQNLSLNPTKISGICGRLLCCLKYESDMYCGKCCKKREKKKEQNLVPRPGMKVVTPSGEGMVMTISRREQTVTVELSPGNRVVVSWDEIVESARTEK from the coding sequence TTGGTTACCATCGTAGGAATCCGGTTCAAACGGGCCGGTAAAATCTATTATTTTTCCCCGGGAAAGTACGACCTGGAAAAGGGCGACCATGCCATTGTGGAAACGGCCCGGGGCATTGAATACGGGGAAGTGGTGATTCCCCGGCAGGAAGTGGAGGAAAGCCAGATCGTTTCTCCGCTGAAAACGGTGATCCGCAAAGCCAACGAGGCCGATGCCCGGAAGGTGGAGGAAAATCACCGGAAGGAAAAAGAAGCCTTTGTGATCTGCGAAAAGAAAATCGCCGCCCGGAAGCTGGATATGCACCTGGTCAATGTGGAATACACCTTTGACGTGGGCAAGATCATCTTTTACTTTACCGCCGACGGACGGATCGATTTCCGGGAACTGGTGAAAGACCTGGCTGCCGTATTCCGTACCCGGATCGAGCTGCGCCAGATCGGGGTACGGGATGAAGCCAAGATGCTGGGGGGCATCGGCTGCTGCGGCCGGCCTCTGTGCTGCTCCACCTTCCTGGGGGATTTCGAACCGGTGTCCATCAAAATGGCCAAGGAACAGAACCTGTCCCTGAATCCCACCAAGATTTCCGGGATCTGCGGCCGGCTGTTGTGCTGTCTGAAATATGAAAGCGACATGTACTGCGGAAAATGCTGCAAAAAGCGGGAAAAGAAGAAAGAACAGAACCTGGTGCCCCGGCCGGGGATGAAAGTGGTGACCCCCAGCGGGGAGGGGATGGTCATGACCATCAGCCGCCGGGAACAGACGGTGACGGTGGAATTGTCCCCCGGGAACCGGGTGGTGGTCTCCTGGGATGAGATCGTGGAATCCGCCCGGACGGAGAAATAA
- a CDS encoding tRNA1(Val) (adenine(37)-N6)-methyltransferase — protein sequence METTERLDCLPDGRTKIWQDSREFCFTTDAVFLAAFPHLVRKAKVLELGCGTGAVSLLLANRGAEKVLGVDVNPHVVELFQRSIRDNHLEDRVEGRVCDLRDFRDGLPCDALDLVAANPPYRIGGRRRQVGQAACHEVGTTLEDFFSAAAWSLKTRGRFALVQLPERFTDAVKLGIRYQLELKRLQWVHAYVDRPAWIFLAEFVKGGKPGLEVLPPLCMYNPDGSFSRETLAYYALKGDETHGK from the coding sequence ATGGAAACCACGGAACGGCTGGACTGCCTGCCGGACGGCAGGACGAAAATCTGGCAGGACAGCCGGGAATTCTGTTTCACCACGGATGCGGTGTTCCTGGCGGCGTTCCCTCATCTGGTGCGGAAGGCGAAGGTGCTGGAACTGGGCTGCGGCACCGGCGCCGTGAGCCTGCTGCTGGCCAACCGGGGGGCGGAAAAGGTGCTGGGGGTGGATGTGAATCCCCATGTGGTGGAATTGTTCCAGCGGAGCATCCGGGACAACCATCTGGAAGACCGGGTGGAAGGAAGGGTCTGTGACCTGCGGGATTTCCGGGACGGTCTGCCCTGCGATGCCCTGGACCTGGTGGCGGCCAATCCCCCTTACCGGATCGGAGGACGGCGCCGGCAGGTGGGGCAGGCGGCCTGTCATGAAGTGGGCACCACCCTGGAGGATTTCTTCTCCGCGGCAGCCTGGTCCCTGAAAACCCGGGGACGGTTCGCCCTGGTCCAGCTGCCGGAACGGTTCACCGATGCGGTGAAGCTGGGGATCCGGTATCAACTGGAACTGAAACGGCTCCAGTGGGTCCACGCCTATGTGGACCGGCCGGCCTGGATCTTCCTGGCAGAATTCGTCAAGGGAGGAAAACCGGGACTGGAAGTGCTGCCGCCTTTGTGCATGTACAATCCGGACGGTTCCTTCAGCCGGGAAACCCTGGCCTATTATGCGTTGAAAGGGGACGAAACCCATGGAAAATAA
- the rsmI gene encoding 16S rRNA (cytidine(1402)-2'-O)-methyltransferase, whose amino-acid sequence MENKKGTLYLCATPIGNLEDMTPRAVRVLREADLIAAEDTRHTRQLLTHFGIHGQLISYHEHNKEKQGPVLLAALEEGKDIALVTDAGFPGISDPGEMIAQQAIAAGLPVVPVPGANACLTALVASGLPSTPFFFGAFLPKSRKNRKEKLEEWKNIPATLVLYEAPHRILDVLQDMEEVWGDRKMTLGRELTKLHEEFFRGTISTCRQHLLENPPRGEFVLVVEQGTVEKQEPQGDPLDAVKDLMARGTDKKEALAQVAKAYKVPKRELYNRLVRE is encoded by the coding sequence ATGGAAAATAAAAAAGGGACCCTGTACCTGTGCGCCACCCCCATCGGCAACCTGGAGGACATGACGCCCCGGGCGGTGCGGGTGCTCCGGGAAGCGGACCTGATCGCCGCGGAAGACACCCGGCATACCCGGCAGCTGCTGACCCATTTCGGAATCCACGGTCAGCTGATCAGCTATCATGAACACAACAAGGAAAAACAGGGGCCGGTGCTCCTGGCGGCCCTGGAAGAAGGGAAGGATATCGCCCTGGTCACCGATGCGGGATTTCCCGGGATTTCCGATCCGGGGGAAATGATCGCCCAACAGGCCATTGCCGCCGGACTGCCGGTGGTGCCGGTGCCCGGAGCCAATGCCTGTCTCACGGCCCTGGTGGCATCAGGGCTGCCCAGTACCCCGTTCTTTTTCGGGGCCTTCCTGCCCAAAAGCCGGAAAAACCGGAAAGAGAAACTGGAAGAATGGAAGAACATCCCGGCTACCCTGGTGCTCTATGAAGCACCCCACCGGATCCTGGATGTGCTCCAGGATATGGAAGAAGTGTGGGGGGACCGGAAAATGACCCTGGGGCGGGAGCTGACCAAGCTCCATGAGGAATTTTTCCGGGGAACCATTTCCACCTGCCGGCAGCATCTGCTGGAAAATCCGCCCCGGGGAGAATTTGTCCTGGTGGTGGAGCAGGGGACGGTGGAAAAACAGGAACCCCAGGGGGATCCCCTGGATGCGGTAAAGGACCTGATGGCCCGGGGCACGGACAAAAAAGAGGCCCTGGCCCAGGTGGCCAAAGCCTACAAAGTGCCCAAACGGGAGCTCTACAACCGTCTGGTGCGGGAATGA
- a CDS encoding LysR family transcriptional regulator produces MDTQLRTFLTVCETMNFTQAARKLFLTQPAVSHHIHGLEKKYGLPLFSHRGRTLELTPAGRTLAAYARLLQTDEALLARKMEACQRGTRQLTFGVTMTIGEYGIARPAARYLKAHPDVELTLIFGNTRELLQQLDQGKLDFALVEGYYPPDSYDHLLFRLEPFVPVCAARHPFSREPRLCRDLLGERLLVREPGSGTRNILERNLALQGITLDQFAHRIQVGNMHALIQLLVEDCGITFLYRIAVEKEAAAGWVRLLPLKDFSMVHPFDFIWPRDSIFAPEIRAVCRELMG; encoded by the coding sequence ATGGATACCCAGCTGCGTACTTTTCTTACGGTCTGTGAAACCATGAACTTCACCCAGGCGGCCCGGAAACTGTTCCTGACCCAGCCTGCCGTTTCCCATCATATCCATGGGCTGGAAAAGAAATACGGCCTGCCCCTTTTCAGCCACCGGGGCCGGACGCTGGAACTGACCCCTGCCGGCAGGACCCTGGCCGCTTATGCCCGGCTGCTCCAGACCGATGAGGCCCTGCTGGCCCGGAAGATGGAAGCCTGCCAGAGGGGGACCCGGCAGCTGACCTTCGGCGTGACCATGACCATTGGGGAATACGGCATTGCCCGTCCGGCTGCCCGGTATCTGAAGGCCCATCCGGATGTGGAACTGACCCTGATCTTCGGCAACACCCGGGAACTGCTCCAGCAGCTGGACCAGGGGAAACTGGATTTCGCCCTGGTGGAAGGATACTACCCCCCGGATTCCTATGATCATCTGCTGTTCCGGCTGGAACCCTTTGTTCCGGTCTGCGCCGCCCGGCACCCGTTTTCCCGGGAGCCCCGGCTGTGCCGGGATCTTCTGGGAGAACGGCTGCTGGTCCGGGAACCGGGCTCCGGCACCCGGAATATCCTGGAACGGAACCTGGCCCTTCAGGGGATCACCCTGGACCAGTTCGCCCACCGGATCCAGGTGGGCAATATGCACGCCCTGATTCAGCTGCTGGTGGAAGACTGCGGGATCACCTTCCTGTACCGGATCGCCGTGGAAAAAGAGGCAGCAGCCGGATGGGTCCGGCTGCTGCCTCTGAAAGATTTTTCCATGGTGCATCCTTTTGATTTCATCTGGCCCCGGGACAGCATCTTTGCCCCGGAAATCCGGGCGGTCTGCCGGGAGCTGATGGGATAA
- a CDS encoding YeiH family protein, translating into MEKRGKGILSCLAIALPAWLLGQQFPVVGGAVIAILLGMVITLVWKDKGAAAPGIQWTSKIVLQAAVVFLGFGLDLHMVAATGKQSLPIILSTITTSLVLSYVLHRLMAIPTKISTLVGVGSSICGGSAIAAAAPAIRADDEEVAQAISVIFFFNVLAAVLFPLLGTALGFSTVSGEGFGIFAGTAVNDTSSVTAAAATWDSMWNLGTATLDKAVTVKLTRTLAIIPITLGLSLHYGKKEAAAGKKFRLAQAVPVFVLYFVLASLATTLALQMGISATLFAPMKTLSKFLIVMAMAAIGLNSNIVKLIRTGGKPILLGGCCWIGITVVSLVLQKTLGLW; encoded by the coding sequence ATGGAAAAACGAGGAAAAGGAATCCTGTCATGTCTGGCCATTGCCCTGCCGGCCTGGCTGCTGGGACAGCAGTTCCCGGTGGTGGGAGGGGCTGTCATCGCCATTCTGCTGGGGATGGTCATTACCCTGGTATGGAAGGACAAGGGGGCGGCGGCGCCGGGAATCCAGTGGACCAGTAAGATCGTGCTCCAGGCAGCGGTGGTGTTCCTGGGGTTCGGACTGGATCTCCATATGGTGGCAGCTACCGGGAAACAGTCCCTGCCCATTATCCTGTCCACCATCACCACCTCTCTGGTGCTGTCCTATGTACTCCACCGGCTGATGGCCATTCCCACGAAGATTTCCACCCTGGTGGGGGTGGGCTCCTCCATCTGCGGAGGGTCCGCCATTGCAGCAGCGGCACCGGCCATCCGGGCGGACGATGAGGAAGTGGCCCAGGCCATTTCCGTCATCTTTTTCTTCAATGTGCTGGCAGCCGTCCTGTTCCCCCTTTTGGGGACGGCCCTGGGATTCAGCACCGTCAGCGGAGAAGGTTTCGGGATCTTTGCAGGTACAGCGGTGAATGATACCTCGTCCGTGACGGCGGCTGCTGCCACCTGGGACAGCATGTGGAACCTGGGGACCGCCACCCTGGACAAGGCGGTTACGGTCAAACTCACCCGGACTCTGGCCATTATCCCCATTACCCTGGGGCTGTCCCTCCATTACGGGAAGAAAGAGGCGGCGGCCGGGAAAAAGTTCCGTCTGGCCCAGGCTGTGCCTGTGTTTGTGCTGTATTTTGTCCTGGCGTCCCTGGCCACCACCCTGGCTCTCCAGATGGGCATTTCGGCCACCCTGTTTGCTCCCATGAAGACCCTGAGCAAGTTTCTTATCGTCATGGCCATGGCAGCCATCGGACTGAACAGCAACATTGTGAAACTGATCCGCACCGGCGGCAAACCCATCCTGCTGGGTGGCTGCTGCTGGATCGGCATCACCGTGGTGAGCCTGGTGCTCCAGAAGACGCTGGGGCTGTGGTGA